A window from Sphingopyxis alaskensis RB2256 encodes these proteins:
- the cyoA gene encoding ubiquinol oxidase subunit II: MVVLDPAGDVARQQGDLIVLSTVLMLLIIVPVMALTIFFAWKYRASNRDATYKPDWDHSTQLELVIWSAPLLIIICLGAVTWVATHLLDPYRPLARTGPGKPVAAEVKPLDVQVVALDWKWLFIYPEQGVATVNELAVPVDRPLRFRISSSSVMNSFYVPALAGQIYAMPGMETKLHGVFDKTGEYTGFSANYSGWGFSNMRFRVKSLPAGEFDQWVAATRASAEGDLSRNAYLKLETPSQKEPVRRFVASDPQLFDAVVNMCVEPGKMCMHDMMSLDAAGGAGIAGIGNVRQVTYDKFAARGTVDAARWSMRYVAAWCSAPVMSNDRPDAKPVSPEKLKGEGLPLPGKTARTALNAPAATRPLS, from the coding sequence ATGGTCGTGCTCGATCCCGCCGGCGATGTCGCGCGCCAGCAAGGCGACCTGATCGTCCTGTCGACGGTGCTGATGCTGCTGATCATCGTGCCGGTGATGGCGCTGACGATCTTTTTCGCATGGAAGTATCGCGCGTCGAACCGGGATGCGACCTACAAGCCCGACTGGGACCATTCGACGCAGCTCGAACTCGTCATCTGGTCGGCGCCGCTGCTCATCATCATCTGCCTCGGCGCGGTGACATGGGTGGCGACGCATCTGCTCGACCCCTATCGCCCGCTGGCGCGGACGGGGCCGGGCAAGCCCGTCGCGGCCGAGGTCAAGCCGCTCGATGTCCAGGTCGTCGCGCTCGACTGGAAATGGCTGTTCATCTATCCCGAACAGGGGGTGGCGACGGTCAACGAACTGGCGGTGCCGGTCGATCGGCCGCTGCGGTTCCGCATCTCCTCCTCCTCGGTCATGAACAGCTTTTACGTGCCCGCGCTCGCGGGTCAGATTTACGCGATGCCGGGGATGGAGACCAAGCTTCACGGCGTGTTCGACAAGACCGGCGAGTATACGGGCTTTTCGGCCAATTATTCGGGCTGGGGCTTTTCCAACATGCGCTTCCGCGTCAAGAGCCTGCCCGCGGGCGAGTTCGACCAATGGGTCGCCGCGACGCGCGCGTCGGCCGAAGGCGACCTCAGCCGCAACGCCTATCTGAAGCTCGAAACGCCGTCGCAGAAGGAACCGGTGCGCCGCTTCGTCGCGAGCGACCCGCAGCTGTTCGACGCAGTGGTCAACATGTGCGTCGAGCCCGGCAAGATGTGCATGCACGACATGATGTCGCTCGATGCCGCGGGCGGCGCGGGGATTGCGGGCATCGGCAATGTCCGGCAGGTCACCTATGACAAGTTCGCCGCGCGCGGCACCGTCGATGCCGCCCGCTGGTCGATGCGCTATGTCGCCGCCTGGTGCAGCGCGCCGGTGATGTCGAACGATCGCCCCGACGCCAAACCCGTGTCGCCCGAGAAGCTGAAGGGCGAGGGGCTGCCGTTGCCGGGCAAGACCGCCCGCACCGCGCTGAACGCGCCCGCCGCTACGCGCCCGCTGTCCTGA